The following DNA comes from Triticum aestivum cultivar Chinese Spring chromosome 3D, IWGSC CS RefSeq v2.1, whole genome shotgun sequence.
CCGGTCCCGGGCGACCCGCTGCCCCTCGGCCTCTCGCGGGGGCCCCGCGTCACCCGCACCAAGCAGCTCGACTTCTTCCACCGCTTCATGGCCTCCCCGCTCGTCCCCTCCTtctccgcctcccgcgccggccTCTCCCTCCATCACGCGCACCTCCTCCATCTCGCCCACAACTGGTAACCCCCCTCCCCTCACAACCTAACTCACCAACAATCCTGCGAGAGACGGTCGTACTTACGTATCTGCACCCTTCCAAGGTTGCCGCGGTTGATAGGTAGTGAAATGTGGTATACAAGGTGCCGATTCCAATGGCATTTCCATACGTACCAGCCACATCCGAGTGGTGGAATATTAGTCGTAGATTTCTTAGGTAGTTGTTTCTGAATGCCTTGTGTCTGGTTATTATGTTCGTTTATTCGAACGTTGCCTGCTTGCAGGAAGATGAACTGTATAATTGCAATGATTTTGATTCATGTATAACAAGTATGTGCCCAAAACTCATGTTCACTAACTTGGGCAGGTCGTTTACTATCTTGGAGCAGCTTCATGTACAGAAGCTTGTGACAGTCGTGAAAGAGAAGTTGTCAAATCGGCAAGAAGGGGTCCCCTGGTCCAATGATCTCAAGAGGCATTTGCATGATGTCATTTCTCTAGGTGCTGGCACGGAACTCTTGATCACACCAGACACGGCATTGCTGCTGGAGTTGTACAATATCAACAAGGGGGACCGAGGCAAAGCGATTATTCACCACAAGGCAAAACACCTGGATGCTCTTAGGCTCTTTGGTATATAATTAGCTATTTGTGTGTATTCTATCATGTTTGTGCTGCCATTTTTCACTAAATCTTATTTTCTTCATGTATGCCGATTAGGACATGTAGTCTTCAATAGGTTGTGATGGATTTATGCAATACTTGATCTTGCTCTGTTTTGGGAATGACTAGTTTACTGAACTGATGCTACTGTTGCTGTTCTGAATGTTTGGATGAGCTGAACCATTCTTTTTACTGTTTGCAGCTTCCTCAACAAAACCTTACATTAGCAGCGTCCTGGCCTGGGTTATTTGTTGATAAACAGGGGGTGTACTGGGATGTGCCTTTATCATTGTCAGCTGATCTTGCTTCAGTCGGCTCCAGTTCTGGATTGAGTTATCATCTATTGTTACAACAGAATAGTGGGGAGCCAAAATGTTTTGGTGGTGATGAAACCAATGATGTTCCTCTCGCTCTGCTACCTGGTTTGTGTGCTAAGGCAGCTATTTCCATCAAGAGAAGTATTGATGCTTGGAGGAAGAAAGAAGACAAGCTAAAAATGGTTCAGccttatgatgcatttctctcagaCCCTCATGTTTCATTCACTGGAATTGTTGGTAAGCATCTTACCATGTTTTAGTGTTGTGCTGATTACATCTTTTTAGTTGTGAAAATCTGTGCTTGAGCTTCAGTGACTCATTCTGTAAGCTGCTTTCAGAAAAGTTCTTGGGTCTACTTGCTTGGAGGTTATGTTTTTTACAACACTTTCACTCACATGCCATGTCCTGCTCATTGTCACATTTCAAGAATATATGATAATTTAACCAACATTTTCCCTGGTGTTCCAATGTATCACAAGATTTTGCAAGTAAAAAATCTTGTGCACTTTCTCTGGATATATTATCACAAACTACTTTATGACCCTGTATTGGATTTATAGGTCGCCAGCACCAAACGGTTTACTGTTTCCTGCCTCATTTTGTTCATccaggtgcagtagccagtggttCTTTGGGGGATTGTTCAAAAAGAATTTCAGTGCCAGACGAAACGCGAAAAAGCAATGCCTTCAGAGTGTTCCACGAGAGGAATAAGTTTGCTGCATGTGCAGATCTCTTTGCTTCTGTTACTTTTACAGCTCAACATGGAAATTTCCAGAGGCTTTTCCTGGATTTGACAAGGGTCAGTGCCCGATTAGATATATCCTCAGGATCTTTGTTCTTACGTGGTGCTTCTCGTCTAGCGCAAGATTTTTTCTTCTCTAGACGGCCTGATTTAGAGACATTCTGTGATGTTTGTCCAGATGTGATTGTTTCTCTTCAACAACAGGTGaatcatattttcctttcattTCACTTTGTGCTCTGTTACCTAGAACTAGAAGGTCATTCTGTATGCAGACTGTCACGCCACAAAGCATGATACTCTTACTCCTTTTTTTTTGGATTTGAGATGTCAAATCATTTCGAaatctttattttctttttcagtTCAGCCAATAACCCTAAGGTGGAAGAGTTTTTGCCTGACATGCATTGCTATTTGATTAATCAAGGTATCGAAGAGCTTAGTTATACTGTCACTTTCCAGCAGGAATAGATTGACACAATGCTATTCTATATCAAACATAATACATACATCTCTATGTTTTCTTTAGGAAAACTTGATTGGTGTCCTGTCATATGTTAATTTTATCTTGGTAACATTTTCTTGAAATCAATAAGCAAATTGGTTAGGAGAAGGTATCCAGTAACTGAACTCTGCCAGTTACCATTAGTTTTCTGACTGATGGCCGGGATATTGGTTTAGCATAGAGGATCAAGACCATTACCAAAAGTTCCTCCCAAGGATCCTATCCTATTGGGTATCTGTTCCCTGCCTTTTCCGCTAGGATCGGAAATCTTATATTTTCCATATCCATGTATTGCAAGTGCTATTGCTTATAACTTCTCCCACCAGTTACTCTGTTATTGCGGAACACATTTCATTACTGAGATCTCAGAGGCTACAGGATAATTTTTTGCCACCACTTGTCACTGACACATGGAGTGCCATGTATGAATACCATTTGTTCCAAGTGTCAAATACTGTTTTTTCCCTGTGTAGTTACCTTTTTGGCTTGATGGGTTTTATTACTGTTAGATGGTATCACCTTCCTAGAACTTAGGAATCAGTATtagtaagtactccctctgtaaactaatataagaccttttagatcatTTTTCTCCTGTTGCCTTCCTTCAACATATTCCAAGCAGATGAATTAATCGGACAAGAGGATCGCAATGTTTAGGACTACAAATCTATCATAAAGAGTTAAAAACTCAGTAAAGCTATCCTTTGTTCCTTGCGCAGATAGTTGGGCCATTCAGCTTTCGTGTTGAATCTTCTGTTGCCATTGACCCAAGAAGTCAAGACCATTTTGTCCGAGTGGACGACTCGGTCTTCGCCATTGATTGGGCTCTGAAGGTCCTGGGTTCAGCAAAGGCCACAGCTTGGTATTCGCCCAAGCATCAGGAAGCAATGGTGGAGCTTCGTTTCTTTGAGGTCTGATGAAGCACATAAAGGTTCCATCTCACGTCGAAGGTCACAAGCACATAAGGTTCCATCTCATGTCGAAGGTCACGTTGAAGGTCACAAGCATAATTGTATGAATGGTCGATGCTGGGTTTTATCAAGCCTATGCATACAACACCATTGGATTTATTTGGGTTATACTACTTTGACATGTTGGATCATCGGTCCTGCCATGCTGCTCTTCGGGTAAAATAGTTTCTGCTATAGAGTAATCCACGGAGGAAATGGTTATTTCAGTTCTAGGACAGTTGTTATGTATTCACATTGTCCGTCAATTGAAAATACATTCTAATTGTATTTCGTACTTTCACTAGCCACACTTGCTCTTTGTTCATCAATCCTTTATTATATGGTTTGAGAGTTTCACCTTACACACTGCTTGTTCTGGATGAATAATTTTTGGCTAGGCTCATGCCTAGGATTACTCTTTGTGTTCTTGACTGACAATCAAAACAAAAAATAAGTTATCTCATGGAATTATCAACCTTCACGTAGCAATTGATACTAGCGATGTGGAAGGCTATATAATTATCAGAAAGTAATGATGCAGTAGCGTTCATCCTAATCCATGCAtctaaat
Coding sequences within:
- the LOC123078021 gene encoding protein TRIGALACTOSYLDIACYLGLYCEROL 4, chloroplastic — translated: MLRQMRWLTDREGRWELDVESPATMEGTARPVPGDPLPLGLSRGPRVTRTKQLDFFHRFMASPLVPSFSASRAGLSLHHAHLLHLAHNWSFTILEQLHVQKLVTVVKEKLSNRQEGVPWSNDLKRHLHDVISLGAGTELLITPDTALLLELYNINKGDRGKAIIHHKLPQQNLTLAASWPGLFVDKQGVYWDVPLSLSADLASVGSSSGLSYHLLLQQNSGEPKCFGGDETNDVPLALLPGLCAKAAISIKRSIDAWRKKEDKLKMVQPYDAFLSDPHVSFTGIVGAVASGSLGDCSKRISVPDETRKSNAFRVFHERNKFAACADLFASVTFTAQHGNFQRLFLDLTRVSARLDISSGSLFLRGASRLAQDFFFSRRPDLETFCDVCPDVIVSLQQQIVGPFSFRVESSVAIDPRSQDHFVRVDDSVFAIDWALKVLGSAKATAWYSPKHQEAMVELRFFEV